In one Sulfuricella sp. genomic region, the following are encoded:
- a CDS encoding diguanylate cyclase: MNPHDESPAVNTTSCSVSDAQCLLRELKLHQAELGQRKLEAQEMQQQLEEMRARHDELYDRAPVGYLTLDDKGRTLEINQTGANLLGRERASMPGKHFIAWLAEDERPLFLSHLREVFRSRDKLAIDLRIKTPGGILRDLHLESRIMDRPHQPLCCHAVLTDQSDHRKAEEASCLTARVIENAAEGIMITDAHRIIRSVNPAFEKSTGYSAHEAIGRTPALLQSGRHDESFYKEMWATLDTHGKWQGEVWNRHKSGEIYPEWLSVSAVRDSKQKVTHYVGIFSDAHTQEHILERLHYLAYYDGLTGLPNRRLFLDRLNISLAQARRDGHMLALMFIDLDHFKQINDSMGHKIGDSLLIAVTERMKACLRDGDTLARLGGDEFTVILPAISKPDATIHVARKFLESFARPVDIDDHELQITGSIGISIFPEDGEDADSLISHADTAMYKIKETGRNGYLRYNAGMQNGTLHQSAD, translated from the coding sequence ATGAATCCTCATGATGAAAGTCCGGCAGTCAACACCACTTCGTGCAGCGTGAGCGATGCACAGTGCCTGTTGCGCGAGCTGAAATTGCATCAGGCCGAGCTTGGGCAGCGCAAACTTGAGGCGCAGGAAATGCAGCAGCAACTGGAGGAAATGCGCGCGCGCCACGACGAGCTTTACGACCGCGCACCCGTCGGCTACCTCACCCTTGACGACAAGGGGCGCACCCTGGAAATCAATCAGACCGGGGCCAACCTGCTGGGCAGGGAGCGCGCGAGCATGCCCGGCAAGCACTTCATTGCCTGGCTGGCGGAAGATGAAAGACCCCTGTTTCTGAGCCATCTGCGCGAGGTATTCCGCTCACGGGACAAACTGGCCATCGACCTGAGAATCAAGACGCCCGGCGGCATCCTGCGCGACCTGCACCTTGAAAGCCGGATCATGGATAGACCGCATCAGCCGCTCTGCTGCCATGCGGTGCTGACCGACCAGAGCGATCACCGCAAGGCAGAGGAAGCATCCTGCCTGACGGCGCGCGTGATCGAAAATGCCGCGGAAGGCATCATGATTACCGATGCGCATCGCATCATCCGCTCGGTCAACCCGGCTTTCGAGAAATCCACCGGCTACAGCGCCCATGAAGCGATTGGGCGCACCCCCGCCCTGCTGCAATCCGGCCGCCATGACGAGAGTTTCTACAAGGAAATGTGGGCAACCCTGGATACACATGGAAAATGGCAGGGCGAGGTATGGAACCGGCACAAGAGCGGCGAAATCTACCCCGAGTGGCTGAGCGTCAGCGCGGTCAGGGACAGCAAGCAGAAAGTGACGCACTACGTAGGCATTTTTTCCGATGCGCATACCCAGGAGCACATCCTGGAGCGCCTCCACTACCTGGCCTACTATGACGGCCTGACCGGGCTGCCCAACCGGCGCCTGTTTCTCGACCGGCTGAACATTTCACTTGCCCAGGCCCGCCGCGACGGCCACATGCTGGCGCTGATGTTCATCGACCTCGATCACTTCAAGCAAATCAACGACAGCATGGGGCACAAGATCGGCGACAGTTTGCTGATAGCCGTGACGGAACGCATGAAGGCCTGCCTGCGCGACGGCGATACACTGGCCAGGCTGGGTGGCGATGAATTCACCGTGATTTTGCCGGCCATCTCCAAGCCGGATGCCACGATCCATGTCGCCAGGAAATTTCTCGAAAGCTTTGCCCGGCCCGTGGACATCGACGACCATGAATTGCAGATTACCGGCAGCATCGGCATCAGCATTTTTCCCGAAGATGGCGAGGATGCGGATAGCCTGATCAGCCATGCGGATACCGCCATGTACAAGATCAAGGAAACGGGTCGAAACGGCTATCTGCGCTACAACGCTGGAATGCAAAACGGAACCTTGCACCAATCTGCTGATTAA
- a CDS encoding bifunctional diguanylate cyclase/phosphodiesterase yields the protein MDPSLRKKMLAVYAVVIFLGVSLSTLIYWQGQSALRTTMLLIDQDQPALESLASFKIAVVVEEPILYEYYATTDRQRFQQRYRDNREEVERGLGFVRETFPRSIQLAAIEEKDALSRNFTSQLDETLKAENIDWDKARLLLSLISKLSVEINENLDFLVQSIQQGVFARGAEMESEHKKIFKLVVAFSVAIFLIAVLVGYYVNAYIAEAQARRKLALFPERDPNPVLRLSLDGQISYANPGTVEMLKKIGADPSAPLSLLPADLPQRLAAPVASGKAHEHWEYDIAGRTLQCEMHVLKEFNAAHVYITDITERKQAEQQLVYQAFHDPLTELENRRMFQQRLEKAISGAGENGLIGVLLLNLDRFRPIIESLGHAMGDAVLQVVAGRLSHLLEQWGDASPAGTLYRFEGDLFAILISPMDAPEAPNLLGEKIVAAMKAPLHVDSREFFLAFSIGAAVFPHDGKDVVALVKNADSALHRVKQRGGNGIQCYDREMNAQALECLELENFLRYAGERKEFELFYQPQVDIVSGCIIGMEALIRWHHPQRGLLLPSEFIPLAEESSLIIPIGEWVLRTACAQTRAWHDQGFGELTVAVNVSAHQFQSGKLPALVRQVLDESGLAPERLELEVTESVAMYDVALTIATLNEIRDAGVHLSIDDFGTGYSSMSYLKRFPISKLKIDQSFVRDMAADTEDAAIAAAVVSLGHSLRFKVIAEGVETGEQRELLASYQCDEAQGYLFNRPVPAEEFARLLHERRCLALV from the coding sequence ATGGATCCAAGCCTCCGCAAAAAAATGCTCGCCGTCTACGCCGTGGTGATCTTCCTGGGCGTGTCACTTTCAACGCTCATTTATTGGCAGGGCCAGTCGGCGCTGCGGACGACCATGTTGCTGATCGATCAGGATCAGCCAGCGCTGGAAAGCCTGGCCAGTTTCAAGATTGCGGTGGTTGTCGAGGAGCCCATCCTCTACGAATACTATGCCACCACCGACCGGCAGCGTTTTCAGCAGCGTTATCGGGATAACAGGGAGGAAGTCGAGCGCGGCCTGGGCTTTGTACGCGAGACTTTCCCGCGCAGCATCCAGCTTGCAGCGATCGAGGAAAAGGACGCATTGAGCCGAAACTTTACCAGCCAGCTCGACGAAACGCTGAAAGCCGAAAACATCGACTGGGACAAAGCCCGCCTGTTGCTGTCTCTGATCAGTAAACTGTCTGTCGAAATCAACGAGAATCTCGATTTTCTGGTGCAGTCCATCCAGCAAGGGGTCTTTGCCCGTGGCGCAGAGATGGAAAGCGAACACAAAAAAATCTTCAAGCTGGTGGTCGCATTCAGCGTCGCCATTTTCCTGATCGCCGTTCTGGTCGGCTATTATGTCAATGCCTATATTGCCGAAGCACAGGCGCGCAGGAAACTGGCCCTGTTTCCCGAGCGGGACCCGAATCCGGTACTGCGCCTGTCGTTGGATGGGCAGATTAGCTACGCCAATCCGGGAACGGTGGAAATGCTGAAGAAAATCGGCGCGGATCCGTCCGCTCCACTCAGCCTGCTGCCGGCGGATTTGCCGCAGCGGCTGGCGGCGCCGGTGGCATCCGGGAAAGCGCACGAACACTGGGAGTACGATATTGCCGGGCGAACCTTGCAGTGCGAGATGCATGTGCTGAAAGAGTTCAATGCGGCCCATGTCTATATCACCGATATCACGGAGCGCAAGCAGGCGGAGCAGCAGTTGGTCTACCAGGCTTTTCACGACCCGCTCACCGAGCTGGAAAACCGCCGCATGTTTCAGCAGCGGCTTGAAAAAGCCATATCCGGAGCCGGGGAGAATGGCCTGATCGGCGTTTTGCTGCTGAACCTGGACCGTTTCCGGCCGATTATCGAAAGCCTTGGACATGCAATGGGCGATGCGGTCTTGCAGGTGGTGGCTGGAAGGTTGTCGCACCTGCTCGAACAGTGGGGAGATGCCTCGCCTGCCGGCACCCTGTACCGTTTTGAGGGGGATCTGTTCGCAATCCTGATTTCGCCCATGGATGCGCCCGAGGCGCCGAATTTGCTGGGGGAGAAAATCGTTGCCGCGATGAAAGCGCCGCTGCATGTCGATTCCCGCGAATTTTTTCTTGCTTTCAGCATCGGCGCTGCGGTGTTCCCGCATGACGGCAAGGATGTCGTCGCGCTGGTGAAAAATGCGGACAGTGCGCTACACCGGGTGAAGCAGCGTGGTGGTAACGGCATCCAGTGCTATGACCGGGAAATGAATGCGCAGGCGCTGGAATGCCTGGAGCTGGAAAACTTTTTGCGCTACGCCGGCGAGCGCAAAGAGTTCGAATTGTTCTACCAGCCGCAGGTGGATATTGTGTCCGGCTGCATCATCGGCATGGAAGCGCTGATCCGCTGGCACCATCCCCAGCGGGGTCTGCTGCTCCCCTCGGAATTCATTCCGCTGGCGGAAGAAAGCAGCCTGATCATCCCCATCGGCGAATGGGTATTGCGCACTGCCTGCGCCCAGACCCGGGCGTGGCATGATCAGGGCTTCGGCGAATTGACGGTTGCCGTCAATGTTTCCGCGCACCAGTTCCAGAGCGGCAAGCTGCCAGCGCTGGTCAGGCAGGTGCTGGACGAAAGCGGTCTGGCCCCGGAGCGGCTGGAGCTGGAGGTGACCGAAAGCGTGGCAATGTACGATGTGGCGCTGACCATCGCCACGCTGAACGAGATCAGGGATGCCGGCGTTCATCTGTCGATTGACGATTTCGGCACTGGCTATTCCTCCATGAGCTACCTCAAGCGCTTTCCCATCAGCAAACTCAAGATCGACCAGTCTTTCGTGCGTGACATGGCCGCCGATACGGAAGATGCCGCTATCGCTGCCGCTGTTGTTTCGCTGGGTCACAGCCTCAGGTTCAAGGTGATAGCAGAAGGGGTGGAAACCGGGGAGCAACGTGAGTTGCTGGCCAGTTACCAATGCGACGAGGCGCAGGGTTATCTCTTCAACCGCCCTGTGCCTGCCGAGGAATTTGCCCGCCTGTTGCACGAAAGGCGCTGCCTCGCGCTGGTTTAA
- a CDS encoding DoxX family protein, producing the protein MSLITKTADLAMLAGKGLNFLSPALDLLIRLWVANVFWQSGLTKIMSWDSTVFLFTYEFRVPLLPPEVAAMLAAAIELSFPVLLALGLGTRFAALFLFVFNMMAVISYPGLSEVGLKDHMYWGLLLLVTLLHGPGKISLDHFVCRKFCADPSGQGSQP; encoded by the coding sequence ATGTCACTGATAACCAAAACAGCCGATCTTGCAATGCTGGCCGGCAAGGGGCTGAATTTTCTGAGCCCGGCGCTGGATTTGCTGATTCGTCTCTGGGTTGCCAATGTTTTCTGGCAATCCGGGCTGACCAAGATCATGAGCTGGGACAGCACCGTGTTCCTCTTTACCTACGAATTCCGTGTGCCTTTATTGCCGCCGGAAGTGGCTGCAATGCTTGCAGCAGCCATTGAGCTGTCATTCCCGGTGCTCCTTGCGCTGGGCCTGGGAACCCGGTTCGCAGCCCTGTTTCTGTTCGTGTTCAACATGATGGCGGTAATTTCCTACCCCGGCCTGAGCGAGGTGGGGCTGAAGGATCATATGTATTGGGGGTTGCTGCTGCTGGTGACGCTGCTGCATGGGCCGGGGAAAATTTCGCTCGATCATTTCGTCTGCAGGAAATTCTGCGCTGACCCGAGCGGGCAGGGCAGCCAGCCTTAG
- a CDS encoding DNA-binding domain-containing protein — MLPLRQLQLDFTQAIFGEMSTGLANSIQGDGLGAGPRLEIYRNNVFTNLREALRAVYPVIDRLVGEAFFNYAADAFIHTHASASGDVEDYGVQFDVFLANFPAAQGLAYLPDVARLEWACHQAFYAADQASLSIKGLADIPPEQFKQLRFRMNPASALLASGYPVQRIWEVNQPGFAGDQGVDLALGGVKLLIIRRGFQIELQALGAGEFSMLESLAAGCTVAEAYDQAERVEPEFDFMLFLKRHLSGGTMVSFYGKEPCH; from the coding sequence ATGCTTCCGTTGCGGCAGCTTCAGCTTGATTTTACTCAGGCCATCTTTGGCGAGATGTCCACTGGTCTGGCGAATAGCATCCAGGGCGATGGTCTTGGCGCCGGTCCGCGTCTGGAAATCTATCGCAACAATGTGTTCACCAATCTGCGGGAAGCGTTGCGGGCGGTTTACCCGGTTATCGATCGCCTGGTGGGCGAGGCATTTTTCAACTACGCAGCAGACGCGTTCATCCATACCCATGCCTCCGCAAGCGGCGATGTCGAGGATTATGGAGTGCAATTCGATGTGTTTCTGGCGAATTTTCCTGCTGCGCAGGGACTGGCTTACCTCCCCGATGTCGCCCGGCTCGAATGGGCCTGCCATCAGGCCTTTTATGCGGCGGATCAGGCATCGCTATCCATAAAAGGGCTGGCAGATATTCCGCCTGAACAGTTCAAACAGTTGCGCTTCAGGATGAACCCGGCAAGCGCGCTGCTGGCATCCGGCTACCCGGTGCAACGTATCTGGGAAGTCAATCAGCCGGGCTTCGCGGGCGATCAGGGCGTTGACCTGGCACTGGGCGGGGTGAAGCTGCTGATCATCCGCCGTGGCTTTCAGATCGAATTGCAGGCGCTTGGTGCCGGGGAGTTCTCCATGCTGGAAAGCCTTGCCGCAGGTTGCACTGTGGCGGAAGCCTACGATCAGGCCGAGCGGGTGGAGCCTGAATTCGACTTCATGCTGTTCCTGAAACGGCATCTCTCAGGCGGCACGATGGTGAGTTTCTATGGTAAAGAGCCATGTCACTGA
- a CDS encoding DUF692 domain-containing protein, giving the protein MFYSAPGGEQAIPARAGIGLRAPHYREVVETSPDIGWLEVHSENFFGAGGQPIYYLEQARARYPLSLHGVGLSLGSTGELNLEHLSKLKMLADRFEPALVSEHLCWSSAGGRYLNDLLPLPYTEEALAMVSRNIREAQDFLGRRLLIENVSSYLQFSHSTIPEWEFVSQVAALSGCGILLDVNNIYVSAVNHGFDALRYLETIPPEAVGEMHLAGFDSNGDCLIDTHGSPVSDEVWALYRRAVQRFGRVPTLIEWDTDIPPLSVLLGEARKVDAILEEGIDASVAAASA; this is encoded by the coding sequence ATGTTTTATTCCGCCCCGGGTGGCGAACAGGCGATTCCGGCCCGTGCCGGGATCGGCCTGCGCGCGCCTCACTACCGCGAGGTGGTTGAAACCAGTCCTGATATCGGCTGGCTGGAAGTGCACAGCGAGAACTTTTTCGGGGCAGGCGGGCAGCCCATTTATTATCTGGAACAGGCTCGCGCCCGTTATCCTCTGAGTTTGCATGGGGTTGGACTCTCTCTGGGTTCTACCGGGGAACTGAATCTCGAACATTTAAGCAAGCTGAAAATGCTGGCCGATCGCTTTGAGCCTGCGCTGGTTTCCGAACATCTGTGCTGGAGTTCTGCTGGCGGGCGCTATCTCAACGACCTGCTGCCGCTGCCTTATACCGAGGAGGCGCTTGCCATGGTGAGCCGGAACATACGCGAGGCGCAGGATTTCCTGGGAAGGAGACTCCTGATCGAGAACGTCTCCAGCTATCTCCAGTTTTCCCATTCCACCATTCCGGAATGGGAGTTTGTCTCTCAGGTGGCAGCCTTGTCCGGATGCGGCATTCTGCTGGACGTGAACAATATTTACGTCAGCGCCGTGAATCACGGCTTCGATGCCCTGCGCTATCTGGAAACCATTCCGCCCGAAGCGGTCGGTGAGATGCACCTGGCCGGCTTCGACAGCAACGGTGATTGCCTCATCGATACCCATGGCAGCCCGGTCTCCGACGAAGTATGGGCGCTTTACCGGCGGGCCGTACAACGCTTTGGCCGGGTGCCGACCCTGATCGAATGGGATACCGATATCCCGCCGCTTTCCGTTCTTCTGGGGGAAGCGCGCAAGGTCGACGCGATTCTTGAGGAGGGCATCGATGCTTCCGTTGCGGCAGCTTCAGCTTGA
- a CDS encoding DUF2282 domain-containing protein: MKNSDLIIRSAFTGLLSLGLATMGGQVYAAQQMEKCGGIVKAGKNDCDSAANACAGTSKMDSDKSAWILVPKGTCAKIVGGMDVSKDPNNKPGGAGKS; encoded by the coding sequence ATGAAAAACTCAGATCTGATCATTCGTTCCGCTTTTACCGGCCTTCTTTCTCTCGGTCTCGCGACCATGGGCGGGCAGGTGTATGCAGCGCAGCAAATGGAGAAATGTGGCGGCATCGTCAAGGCGGGCAAGAACGATTGCGACTCTGCCGCGAACGCCTGTGCCGGCACGTCCAAAATGGACTCCGATAAATCGGCATGGATCCTCGTGCCCAAGGGAACCTGCGCCAAAATTGTGGGTGGCATGGATGTCAGCAAGGACCCCAACAACAAGCCTGGCGGTGCCGGCAAGAGTTAA
- a CDS encoding sensor histidine kinase has product MTTAAWCASQNELQRLSAQMLEIQESERRRIATDLHDVLGQSLVMIKLGVEESLQLLAANETGAAAESLRRLKFRVKDACGEVRRVAMDLRPSTLDDLGILATLSWFFREFGAACQDMIVERDFSIEEGNVPLPLKITIFRIIQEATSNVLKHANASRIRVSLKKTGEALCLSVEDDGDGFDPAETAKYCPLDKGLGLLSMKERAKLSGGQYELASEPGQGTRICVLWPLDNCKKRMNF; this is encoded by the coding sequence ATGACGACCGCGGCATGGTGCGCCTCGCAGAATGAATTGCAGCGTCTGTCGGCACAGATGCTGGAGATTCAGGAAAGCGAGCGGCGCCGGATTGCCACTGATCTGCATGACGTGCTTGGCCAGTCGCTGGTCATGATCAAGCTTGGCGTGGAGGAATCGCTGCAATTGCTGGCCGCAAACGAAACCGGAGCCGCCGCCGAGTCGCTGCGGCGGCTGAAATTCAGGGTCAAGGATGCGTGCGGCGAGGTGCGCCGCGTTGCCATGGACCTGCGCCCATCGACCCTGGATGATCTTGGCATCCTGGCCACGCTATCGTGGTTTTTTCGGGAATTTGGCGCGGCCTGCCAGGACATGATAGTGGAAAGGGATTTCAGCATCGAGGAAGGCAACGTGCCGCTCCCGCTCAAGATCACCATCTTCCGCATCATTCAGGAGGCCACCAGCAATGTGCTCAAGCATGCCAATGCCAGCCGCATCAGGGTGAGCCTGAAAAAAACCGGTGAAGCGCTGTGTCTTTCGGTCGAGGATGACGGGGATGGCTTCGATCCGGCGGAGACGGCCAAATACTGTCCGCTCGATAAAGGCTTGGGCCTCCTGAGCATGAAAGAGCGGGCCAAACTCTCCGGCGGGCAATATGAACTGGCATCGGAGCCGGGGCAGGGGACGCGTATCTGTGTGCTGTGGCCGCTGGATAACTGTAAAAAGCGCATGAACTTCTAA
- a CDS encoding response regulator, which produces MSENTTGQATVFVVDDDEAMRDSLHLLLESVNLNARPFASARDFMRSCDPKQQGCLLLDVKMPDMSGMALLETLKSSGIVLPVIMITGHGDVPMAVRALKHGAFDFIQKPFKARELLERVRAALELDQKNRLRISELNLRRAAFSALTDREMEVVDLVVAGNSSKLIARSLGISPKTVDIHRANIMRKLNAHTVAEIVQLRLSLRDA; this is translated from the coding sequence ATGAGTGAAAACACAACAGGGCAGGCAACGGTATTCGTGGTGGATGACGATGAGGCCATGCGCGACTCGCTGCATCTGCTGCTGGAATCGGTGAACCTGAATGCCAGGCCGTTTGCGTCTGCACGGGATTTCATGCGGTCCTGCGACCCGAAGCAGCAGGGCTGTCTGTTGCTGGATGTGAAGATGCCGGACATGAGTGGCATGGCGCTTCTGGAGACGCTCAAATCCAGCGGCATCGTACTGCCGGTCATCATGATTACCGGCCATGGCGATGTGCCCATGGCCGTGCGCGCGCTGAAACACGGCGCCTTTGATTTTATCCAGAAACCCTTCAAGGCGCGGGAGCTGCTCGAACGGGTTCGCGCCGCGCTGGAGCTGGACCAGAAAAACCGCCTCCGCATCAGTGAGCTCAATCTGCGCCGTGCCGCCTTCAGCGCGCTGACCGATCGCGAGATGGAGGTGGTCGATCTGGTCGTGGCCGGGAATTCCAGCAAGCTCATTGCCAGGAGCCTGGGCATCAGCCCGAAAACCGTGGATATCCACCGTGCCAACATCATGCGCAAACTCAATGCCCATACGGTTGCCGAAATAGTCCAGCTGCGCCTGTCCCTGCGGGACGCCTGA
- a CDS encoding PAS domain S-box protein, giving the protein MFAFATRRNLTPYIPLLAYVLFACFIALAGFQGFHKIENLIEVEKLHNLGAIADLKVEQIVTWRRGHIRRAEAFSNGALLATEFEQWQQAPSGLQEQKLLRVLAGLQLTHGYATASLLDRQGKVRITTGKAGVLDDADTRLALEAMKGRQPLFSDIHGSGPGSQVVSLSLVAPLLDAKIKNGQLAGAILLQIDPYDFLYPLVQAWPSPSPSAETLLTRKEGGEVVFINELRHRKGAALSLRIPLSAASLPTVMAIHGEVSTKSGLDYRGVPVVAAMRSVPGTSWFMVSKVDKDEIFAPIHQLKQWAASLGLAFAVLGGLFFFAWLQGVHARQKQLKAEHDAALERELLLKHFEYLTRHANDMIIVLDEAGQIIEANERAQKVLGYGREEMLQKHVLALHDPLDKPTIPGKLEMLKRDGELRVEGRYQRKDGSIFPVEISARVIEVQGVRYMQGIIRDLTEHKQLEEMRAKIEHAGRLNVAGEMASSLAHELSQPLTACNNYLDVCLRRMDEELWGREKLRDTLTLASVQAERAGRIVSHLKDLVRKQGHERALVDINLVARDVMTLVEDEVRRLGISLHMTLLPLPRVMACRVEIEQVLLNLYRNAIEAMSAWPIRQLRVSTRLSEAGYVLIAVSDTGKGILLNEMANLFSPFQTTKKDGLGLGLVICRSIVENHGGQIWADANMSLGAEFCFTLPAGAEHE; this is encoded by the coding sequence GTGTTTGCATTCGCAACCCGGAGAAATCTCACCCCCTATATCCCGCTGCTGGCGTATGTGTTGTTCGCCTGTTTCATTGCGCTGGCCGGGTTTCAGGGGTTTCACAAGATCGAAAACCTGATCGAAGTGGAAAAACTCCATAATCTCGGGGCGATTGCCGACTTGAAGGTCGAGCAGATTGTCACCTGGCGGCGCGGGCACATCAGGCGGGCCGAGGCTTTTTCAAACGGTGCGTTGCTGGCGACCGAGTTCGAACAGTGGCAGCAAGCGCCTTCCGGCCTGCAGGAGCAGAAATTGTTGCGGGTGCTGGCCGGTCTGCAGCTGACTCATGGCTATGCGACAGCCTCGCTCCTTGACCGGCAGGGCAAGGTCAGAATCACGACCGGCAAGGCCGGTGTGCTGGATGATGCTGACACAAGGCTGGCGCTGGAGGCGATGAAGGGCCGGCAGCCGCTATTTTCGGATATTCACGGCAGCGGCCCCGGAAGCCAGGTTGTCAGCCTTTCCCTGGTGGCCCCGCTGCTGGATGCAAAGATAAAAAATGGCCAGCTGGCGGGCGCCATATTGCTGCAAATCGACCCGTACGATTTCCTCTATCCGCTGGTCCAGGCCTGGCCCAGCCCAAGCCCTAGCGCCGAAACGCTGCTGACCCGGAAGGAAGGCGGCGAGGTGGTGTTCATCAACGAATTGCGCCATCGCAAAGGGGCGGCGTTATCCCTGCGTATCCCGCTGTCGGCGGCAAGCCTGCCGACCGTGATGGCGATCCATGGGGAGGTCAGCACGAAGAGTGGCCTCGATTACCGCGGCGTTCCCGTGGTTGCGGCGATGCGCAGTGTGCCCGGCACTTCCTGGTTCATGGTTTCCAAAGTGGACAAGGACGAGATTTTTGCCCCCATCCATCAGCTCAAGCAGTGGGCCGCGAGCCTGGGGCTTGCCTTTGCCGTGCTCGGAGGCCTGTTTTTCTTTGCCTGGCTGCAGGGTGTTCATGCACGGCAAAAACAGCTCAAGGCGGAACATGATGCGGCGCTGGAGCGCGAATTGCTGCTCAAGCATTTCGAGTATCTGACCCGCCACGCCAACGACATGATTATTGTCCTCGACGAGGCGGGGCAAATTATCGAGGCGAATGAAAGAGCCCAGAAGGTCCTTGGCTATGGGCGGGAAGAAATGCTGCAAAAACATGTCCTGGCGTTGCACGATCCGCTCGACAAGCCAACCATTCCGGGCAAACTCGAAATGCTGAAGCGTGATGGGGAATTGCGCGTGGAGGGGCGCTATCAGCGCAAGGATGGCAGCATCTTCCCGGTGGAAATCAGTGCGCGCGTCATCGAGGTGCAAGGTGTTCGCTATATGCAAGGCATCATCCGCGATCTCACCGAGCACAAGCAGCTGGAGGAGATGCGTGCAAAAATCGAGCATGCCGGGCGCCTCAACGTTGCCGGTGAAATGGCTTCCAGTCTGGCGCACGAACTGAGTCAGCCGTTGACCGCATGCAACAATTACCTGGATGTCTGTCTGCGCCGCATGGATGAAGAGCTGTGGGGCCGGGAGAAGCTGCGGGATACCTTGACGCTGGCCTCCGTGCAGGCCGAACGGGCAGGAAGAATCGTCAGCCACCTCAAGGACCTGGTGCGCAAGCAGGGGCACGAACGCGCCCTGGTCGATATCAACCTGGTGGCCAGGGATGTCATGACCCTGGTGGAGGATGAAGTCAGGCGCCTTGGCATATCCCTGCACATGACACTGTTGCCCCTGCCCAGGGTGATGGCATGCAGGGTTGAAATCGAACAGGTATTGCTCAACCTTTACCGGAATGCCATCGAAGCGATGAGCGCCTGGCCGATACGCCAACTGCGCGTATCCACGCGCCTGAGTGAAGCGGGTTATGTGCTGATTGCGGTGAGCGATACCGGCAAGGGCATCCTGTTGAATGAAATGGCGAACCTGTTCAGCCCTTTCCAGACCACGAAAAAGGATGGGCTGGGCCTGGGGCTGGTGATCTGCCGCAGCATTGTCGAAAATCACGGCGGCCAGATATGGGCGGATGCAAATATGAGCCTGGGCGCCGAATTCTGTTTTACCCTGCCGGCCGGAGCCGAACATGAGTGA
- a CDS encoding TusE/DsrC/DsvC family sulfur relay protein, protein MNKESFDGDGFLTDPWSWNEDLARRIAAEDGVGELREDHWAIIRFLRKNYLDGGLPAVSHVCHVHHFEHRCLPELFQSVKAAWRIAGLPNPGEEARAYM, encoded by the coding sequence ATGAACAAGGAGAGTTTTGATGGAGACGGCTTTCTGACCGACCCATGGAGCTGGAACGAGGATCTTGCGCGGCGCATCGCCGCGGAAGACGGGGTGGGCGAACTGCGCGAGGATCATTGGGCCATCATCCGCTTCCTGCGCAAGAATTACCTCGATGGCGGCCTGCCGGCGGTCAGTCATGTCTGCCATGTCCACCATTTCGAGCACCGCTGTCTTCCCGAGCTGTTCCAGAGCGTGAAGGCAGCCTGGCGCATTGCCGGCCTGCCCAATCCCGGCGAGGAAGCCAGGGCATACATGTAG